A region of Anguilla anguilla isolate fAngAng1 chromosome 18, fAngAng1.pri, whole genome shotgun sequence DNA encodes the following proteins:
- the LOC118217666 gene encoding uncharacterized protein LOC118217666, producing MTLPRERLRKHKFTDAELDILLEEVTRHEDALFGLQGNCLTTREKYKIWFEITERVCSASGIQRTINDVKRRWQDLKRRTKAKVVDARRHVPRDGSTSSLSQLPDDGKGFDAFSIHTVIKDEEQNSTACNLPEDLFLDTDSVSPETSLPSVEPEQTPLKDQPFEETPLTSVPTPPHAEINICSFSPVSVAHSNTSIKAEVNKRCLIGSRSESMHKKDSHTSTRVVTSCPGLRVPVRAQTVSCPRRPAVLGSFEQQLLRAHREHTAALREGFRSLTRQNRLLYREMCETNKNVARIASRIAEKNDSVSDVAEELMGIQHKISESIDTTNCLQDRVIDLLASYQERPLIVMPNSRRDARPMEEDNAAYKADH from the exons ATGACTCTACCCAGGGAACGTCTGCGCAAGCACAAATTCACAGACGCAGAGCTTGACATCCTTTTAGAGGAAGTCACCAGGCACGAGGATGCGCTGTTTGGTCTCCAGGGCAACTGCCTCACAACGCGGGAGAAGTATAAGATCTGGTTCGAGATCACGGAGAGGGTCTGCTCTGCTTCGGGCATCCAGCGCACTATAAATGACGTGAAACGGCGTTGGCAGGATTTGAAGCGGCGAACGAAAGCGAAGGTTGTGGATGCACGGCGCCACGTTCCCCGAGACggctccacttcctctctgagcCAGCTACCTGACGACGGGAAAGGCTTTGATGCTTTCAGCATTCACACTGTAATAAAAGACGAGGAGCAAAACTCTACCGCTTGTAATCTCCCTGAAG ATTTATTTCTTGATACAGACTCAGTGTCACCCGAAACATCCCTACCGTCTGTTGAACCAGAACAAACTCCATTAAAAGATCAGCCCTTTGAAGAAACTCCACTCACCTCTGTCCCAACACCACCTCACGCTGAGATCAACATCTGTTCTTTTTCTCCAGTTTCTGTCGCACACTCTAATACCAGTATTAAAGCTGAAGTTAATAAAAGATGTCTCATTGGCAGTAGATCAGAGAGCATGCACAAAAAGGATTCCCATACTAGTACCAGGGTGGTAACTTCCTGTCCTGGTTTGAGAGTTCCTGTCAGGGCCCAGACTGTGTCCTGCCCCCGAAGGCCGGCTGTGCTGGGCTCGTTcgagcagcagctgctgcgtGCGCACCGGGAGCACACCGCCGCCTTGCGCGAGGGCTTCCGCTCTCTGACACGGCAGAACCGGCTGCTGTACCGTGAGATGTGTGAGACCAATAAGAATGTGGCGCGCATCGCCTCCCGCATCGCAGAGAAGAATGACAGCGTGTCGGACGTGGCCGAGGAGCTGATGGGCATCCAGCACAAGATCAGCGAGAGCATCGACACCACCAACTGCCTGCAAGACCGAGTGATCGACCTGCTGGCCTCGTACCAGGAGCGCCCCCTTATCGTTATGCCCAACAGCCGGAGGGATGCCAGGCCAATGGAGGAAGATAATGCTGCGTACAAAGCTGaccattaa
- the irf1a gene encoding interferon regulatory factor 1a isoform X1, whose protein sequence is MHQGRLRLRPWLEEQIYSGKYPGVIWLDETAGIFQIPWKHAARHGWNIDKDATLFRNWAMHTGRFKPGIDKPDPKTWKANFRCALNSLPDVKELHDKSIKKGNNAFRVYMILPSTKTPKRRKVGLRKSDPDIKCDGGGLFSYGETSQPDTCPSLERFTETFYKYTEGEDDYGSGIFHSRDPCITSITLSNDPPDPFISQLPLYPQTIGNTDLSMGGSEHTQAVLKIVDHLKTIEQPFDSCRSWRPSTMPWSSYYSVSPDAADGPDYPGYPVQTDSHTYSGQ, encoded by the exons ATGCACCAAGGTCGTCTACGGCTGAGACCCTGGTTGGAGGAGCAGATATACTCTGGAAAGTACCCAGGAGTTATCTGGCTGGATGAG ACAGCAGGGATATTTCAGATTCCATGGAAACACGCAGCTCGACACGGTTGGAATATTGACAAGGACGCTACTCTGTTTCGAAACTGGGCGATGCACACAG GCAGATTCAAGCCTGGAATTGACAAGCCTGATCCCAAGACATGGAAAGCCAACTTTCGGTGTGCTTTGAATTCCTTGCCAGATGTAAAGGAACTTCATGATAAGagcattaaaaaaggaaacaatgcCTTCCGAGTCTACATGATCCTACCGTCAACTAAAACTCCTAAACGCAGGAAAG tAGGGCTGAGGAAGTCTGATCCTGATATTAAGTGTGATGGAGGTGGACTGTTCTCCTACGGAGAAACCAGTCAGCCGGACACCTGTCCCTCACTGGAGAGGTTCACAG AGACCTTCTATAAGTACACAGAGGGTGAGGATGACTACGGTTCTGGAATCTTCCACAGCAGAGATCCTTGCATCACCTCAATCACCCTTAGCAACGACCCTCCTGATCCCTTCATCTCACAGCTGCCTCTCTATCCCCAAACAATTG gaaacacagaccTTTCTATGGGTggcagtgaacacacacaagctgttCTGAAG ATAGTTGACCACCTGAAGACCATAGAACAACCTTTTGATAGCTGCAGAAGCTGGAGGCCTTCTACCATGCCGTGGAGCTCATACTATAGTGTGTCTCCTG ATGCAGCTGATGGACCAGACTACCCTGGATATCCGGTACAGACAGATTCCCACACGTACAGTGGACAGTAG
- the irf1a gene encoding interferon regulatory factor 1a isoform X2, which produces MHQGRLRLRPWLEEQIYSGKYPGVIWLDETAGIFQIPWKHAARHGWNIDKDATLFRNWAMHTGRFKPGIDKPDPKTWKANFRCALNSLPDVKELHDKSIKKGNNAFRVYMILPSTKTPKRRKVGLRKSDPDIKCDGGGLFSYGETSQPDTCPSLERFTETFYKYTEGEDDYGSGIFHSRDPCITSITLSNDPPDPFISQLPLYPQTIGNTDLSMGGSEHTQAVLKIVDHLKTIEQPFDSCRSWRPSTMPWSSYYNAADGPDYPGYPVQTDSHTYSGQ; this is translated from the exons ATGCACCAAGGTCGTCTACGGCTGAGACCCTGGTTGGAGGAGCAGATATACTCTGGAAAGTACCCAGGAGTTATCTGGCTGGATGAG ACAGCAGGGATATTTCAGATTCCATGGAAACACGCAGCTCGACACGGTTGGAATATTGACAAGGACGCTACTCTGTTTCGAAACTGGGCGATGCACACAG GCAGATTCAAGCCTGGAATTGACAAGCCTGATCCCAAGACATGGAAAGCCAACTTTCGGTGTGCTTTGAATTCCTTGCCAGATGTAAAGGAACTTCATGATAAGagcattaaaaaaggaaacaatgcCTTCCGAGTCTACATGATCCTACCGTCAACTAAAACTCCTAAACGCAGGAAAG tAGGGCTGAGGAAGTCTGATCCTGATATTAAGTGTGATGGAGGTGGACTGTTCTCCTACGGAGAAACCAGTCAGCCGGACACCTGTCCCTCACTGGAGAGGTTCACAG AGACCTTCTATAAGTACACAGAGGGTGAGGATGACTACGGTTCTGGAATCTTCCACAGCAGAGATCCTTGCATCACCTCAATCACCCTTAGCAACGACCCTCCTGATCCCTTCATCTCACAGCTGCCTCTCTATCCCCAAACAATTG gaaacacagaccTTTCTATGGGTggcagtgaacacacacaagctgttCTGAAG ATAGTTGACCACCTGAAGACCATAGAACAACCTTTTGATAGCTGCAGAAGCTGGAGGCCTTCTACCATGCCGTGGAGCTCATACTATA ATGCAGCTGATGGACCAGACTACCCTGGATATCCGGTACAGACAGATTCCCACACGTACAGTGGACAGTAG